Proteins from a genomic interval of Micromonospora sp. NBC_00389:
- a CDS encoding ATP-binding cassette domain-containing protein, with protein MSRRTTGLAIEAEGLTRSFGDTRALAGIDLQVPAGTVYGLLGPNGAGKTTAVRVLATLLRPDGGKARVFGHDVVTEADAVRSRVSLTGQYASVDEDLTGTENLVLLARLLGLRKPAARDRAAALLAAFGLTEASDRQVKKYSGGMRRRIDIAASILNTPDLLFLDEPTTGLDPRSRNQVWEIVRAVVAHGTTVLLTTQYLDEADQLAGRIAVVDHGRVIAEGTPGELKSSVGSGTVHLRLRDPGQRPEAEKVLQAALGVPVQLEADPVALVARVGEAGSDLDASAQAARALGDLARAGIVVDDFSLGQPSLDEVFLALTDHPAVPADERDDQLEAAR; from the coding sequence ATGAGTAGACGCACCACCGGCCTGGCCATCGAGGCCGAGGGGCTCACCCGCTCGTTCGGGGACACCCGGGCGCTGGCCGGCATCGACCTCCAGGTGCCCGCCGGCACCGTCTACGGCCTGCTCGGCCCCAACGGGGCGGGCAAGACCACCGCGGTCCGGGTGCTCGCGACGCTGCTGCGACCCGACGGCGGCAAGGCGCGGGTCTTCGGGCACGACGTGGTCACCGAGGCCGACGCCGTCCGCAGCCGGGTCAGCCTCACCGGCCAGTACGCCTCCGTCGACGAGGACCTGACCGGTACGGAGAACCTGGTTCTCCTCGCCCGCCTGCTCGGCCTGCGCAAGCCGGCAGCCCGCGACCGCGCGGCGGCCCTGCTCGCCGCGTTCGGCCTGACCGAGGCGAGCGACCGCCAGGTGAAGAAGTACTCGGGTGGAATGCGGCGGCGCATCGACATCGCCGCCAGCATCCTCAACACCCCCGACCTGCTCTTCCTCGACGAGCCGACGACCGGTCTCGACCCGCGCAGCCGCAACCAGGTATGGGAGATCGTGCGGGCGGTGGTGGCACACGGCACCACGGTGCTGTTGACCACCCAGTACCTGGACGAGGCCGACCAGCTCGCCGGGCGGATCGCGGTCGTCGACCACGGCCGGGTGATCGCGGAGGGCACCCCGGGCGAGCTGAAGTCGTCGGTCGGCTCCGGCACCGTCCACCTGCGACTGCGGGACCCGGGGCAGCGGCCTGAGGCGGAGAAGGTGCTCCAGGCGGCACTCGGCGTACCGGTGCAGCTCGAAGCCGATCCGGTCGCGTTGGTTGCCCGGGTCGGCGAGGCCGGCAGCGACCTCGACGCCAGCGCGCAGGCCGCCCGCGCGCTCGGCGACCTGGCCCGCGCCGGCATCGTCGTCGACGACTTCTCCCTCGGCCAGCCCAGCCTGGACGAGGTCTTCCTAGCCCTGACCGACCACCCCGCCGTGCCCGCCGACGAGCGGGACGACCAGCTGGAGGCAGCCCGATGA